In a single window of the Mesoplodon densirostris isolate mMesDen1 chromosome 16, mMesDen1 primary haplotype, whole genome shotgun sequence genome:
- the LOC132476110 gene encoding collagen alpha-1(I) chain-like: MATAQRTAVGASGPRDIVGPTLAELLSRGATHRQHRGQRSNLPAGWPDFPKPSSRAANSPAQGVPPTAAGAHLPFRRPPRTLPLSPGPRRPLGAPRCGHTWPQSRPGRRLPPRSPPPAPRRPRRAGPFVSRGQVPGPAAGPPSGRAHCSPDLFAARGAAGGRLAFIPREGHRAGRAQGPSGLRQAASGRAGVGAAAPARVGSSPEGRERSGVFATGRAGRGRCATPTRGGGPSKPLGRNLAHRGIAARRRWRRGVSERVRARPPAAGRREARSPLRQRSASFSAAASPAHSYPSRAGAAAVASASSLGPRAPLPEAEEGAGTPQKEPTRRAPARRLRPGSDCPPPAAAAAAAAASARIRARLGHRAIITGARGDVTRTPAPPPPPRGVLENCGGTRAAHTRTHALRARCLPRTLAASRPARSSAHSDAALERPRPSLAPQGHASAPGNPTGRSPSERTLTPTNHASAARSLVSPADAPPHSACAAGSSPQFSPRHTLCTVTLPAPPAPRGRKGTCRGPLGGYLEDGEQIPLTLPPCEYGPVPPSGPTPALREPWGSKADWEGGGTRRGSALNPPSPAPHEGLVGEDPAGPEAQLSCWVIGPWTLPGLHQQASRGRSSPAPTKAPSPVTEARVAALPQAPLCAPFSLGSERPRQGVHPGSTGARAGPDRDSRRRQWLDSDGSRRPLLGWLQSQTWASGSLGHGGDQSGLLGRWLNLAPPSEILMDPQGQEGKRGPPEGAPSSGGQGAVRGAAQVARELSPTQQRQVSCEGDPPVTGPPSLMVSAGLGVVLARCLPCAPGKSPLCSGLLDPVLAGSGLHIPCPLHLPRPIAEPVHPPLRCDPPAGPPPATLCWGPTLSAPHLLAVSSLCCPPGCQPALHPSWPGGGLRAAMATPGWLPGKSPLLPLFPSGPSR, from the exons ATGGCAACTGCCCAGCGCACCGCGGTTGGGGCGAGTGGCCCTCGGGACATTGTTGGCCCCACGCTCGCGGAGCTCCTGTCCCGTGGGGCCACCCACCGCCAGCACCGCGGACAGCGCTCCAACCTGCCCGCCGGGTGGCCCGACTTCCCTAAACCCAGCTCGCGCGCGGCCAACTCCCCGGCGCAAGGCGTCCCCCCCACCGCCGCCGGCGCCCACCTCCCATTCCGCCGCCCCCCGCGGACCCTCCCTTTGTCTCCCGGTCCCCGCCGCCCTCTGGGCGCTCCGCGCTGTGGGCACACGTGGCCGCAGTCTCGTCCGGGCCGCAGGCTTCCCCCGCGGTCGCCCCCACCCGCCCCGCGACGCCCGCGGCGTGCGGGTCCCTTTGTGTCCCGCGGCCAGGTCCCCGGCCCGGCAGCTGGGCCGCCCTCTGGGCGGGCGCATTGTTCGCCGGATTTGTTCGCGGCGCGAGGGGCCGCCGGGGGCCGGCTCGCCTTCATCCCGCGGGAGGGGCACCGCGCCGGCCGGGCTC AGGGGCCCTCAGGGCTGCGGCAGGCGGCGAGCGGCCGGGCCGGGGTCGGGGCAGCGGCTCCGGCTCGCGTGGGATCCTCGCCCGAAGGGCGCGAACGCTCCGGCGTCTTCGCCACGGGGCGCGCGGGGCGGGGGCGCTGCGCCACGCCGACG CGGGGAGGGGGCCCAAGCAAGCCCCTCGGGCGGAACCTGGCGCACCGAGGAATCGCGGCGAGGAGGCGCTGGAGGCGAGGGGTGAGCGAGCGTGTGCGCGCCCGGCCGCCTGCCGCGGGCCGCCGAGAAGCGCGGAGCCCGCTCCGACAGCGCAGCGCGAGCTTCTCCGCAGCTGCCTCCCCCGCT CACAGTTACCCGTCCAGGGCGGGAGCTGCAGCCGTCGCCTCCGCCTCCTCCTTGGGCCCCCGCGCGCCGCTGCCCGAGGCGGAGGAGGGCGCGGGGACGCCGCAAAAGGAGCCGA CGCGGCGGGCGCCCGCTCGCCGGCTCCGGCCCGGGAGCGACTGtcccccgcccgccgccgccgccgccgccgccgccgcctccgcgcGTATCCGCGCCCGGCTCGGGCACCGGGCGATTATCACTGGGGCGCGCGGTGACGTCACCCGGACACCGGctccgccgccgcctccgcgAGGTGTCCTTGAGAACTGCGGGGGCACGCGCGCcgcgcacacgcgcacacacgcacTGCGCGCCCGGTGCCTCCCGCGGACACTCGCCGCGTCGCGCCCCGCGCGCTCCTCCGCTCACTCGGACGCCGCCCTCGAGCGCCCTCGACCGTCCCTGGCGCCCCAAGGCCACGCGTCTGCCCCCGGGAAc CCCACCGGCCGCAGTCCCTCTGAGCGCACCCTGACACCCACCAACCACGCCTCAGCTGCACGCAGCTTAGTCTCACCCGCAGACGCACCCCCGCACTCGGCCTGCGCCGCAGGTTCGAGCCCGCAGTTCTCTCCCCGTCACACGCTCTGCACCGTCActctcccagcccctccagcccccagaggaaggaaagggactTGCCGCGGCCCACTGGGCGGTTATCTGGAGGACGGAG AGCAGATCCCGCTGACCCTCCCACCTTGCGAATACGGTCCTGTTCCTCCCTCTGGGCCCACTCCAGCACTGCGGGAGCCCTGGGGAAGCAAAGCCGACTGGGAAGGGGGTGGCACTCGGAGAGGCTCTGCCCTCAACCCCC CCAGCCCAGCCCCACACGAAGGACTGGTGGGCGAGGACCCAGCAGGCCCAGAGGCGCAGCTCTCCTGCTGGGTCATCGGGCCTTGGACGCTGCCGGGTCTTCACCAGCAGGCAAG CCGGGGGAggagcagccctgcccccaccaaGGCCCCCTCGCCCGTCACAGAGGCGAGGGTGgcagccctgccccaggcccccctGTGTGCCCCCTTCTCCCTCGGCTCCGAGAGGCCCCGGCAAGGGGTCCACCCTGGCAGCACCGGAGCCAGAGCCGGCCCAGACCGGGATTCCAGAAGACGGCAATGGCTTGACTCGGATGGGAGCCGCAGGCCCCTCCTCGGCTGGCTGCAGAGCCAGACCTGGGCCTCTGGCAGCCTCGGCCACGGGGGGGACCAGAGTGGCCTCCTG GGACGCTGGCTTAACCTGGCTCCTCCGTCGGAGATCCTGATGGACCCTcaggggcaggaggggaagcGGGGACCCCCAGAAGGTGCGCCCAGCTCTGGTGGGCAGGGAGCTGTCCGAGGTGCTGCCCAGGTCGCCAGGGAGCTTTCGCCCACCCAACAGCGCCAGGTCTCTTGTGAAGGGGACCCTCCGGTCACTGGCCCACCCTCCT TGATGGTGTCTGCGGGCTTGGGCGTAGTTCTGGCCCGCTGCCTGCCCTGTGCTCCGGGGAAGTCCCCGCTCTGCTCTGGGCTGCTGGACCCAG TGCTGGCCGGGTCGGGGCTCCACATCCCCTGCCCTCTCCACCTGCCCCGCCCCATCGCTGAGCCTGTCCACCCTCCTCTGCGGTGCGACCCCCCAGCAGGCCCACCCCCTGCCACCCTGTGCTGGGGCCCCACCCTCTCAGCCCCCCACCTGCTGGCAGTCAGCTCCCTGTGCTGCCCTCCAGG GTGCCAGCCCGCACTGCACCCCAGTTGGCCCGGCGGCGGCCTCCGAGCTGCCATGGCAACCCCTGGCTGGTTGCCTGGCAAGTCACCCCTTCTTCCCTTGTTTCCATCAGGCCCAAGCCGGTGA